TGCTGTTCATCGACGAGGTGCACCGTTTCAGCAAGACCCAGCAGGACGCCCTGCTCCCAGCCGTCGAGAACGGGTGGGTGACGTTGGTGGGGGCGACGACGGAGAATCCCTCCTTCGCGGTCATTCCCGCCCTACTGAGTCGTTCGATCCTGGTGCCGCTGCGGCCGCTGGAATCCGAGGACCTGCAGATCGTGGTCGATCGGGCTTTGACGGACACCCGTGGGCTCGGGGGCTCGGTGTCGGTGAGTCCGGACGCCCGTGATCTGATCGTGCGGATGAGCGGGGGTGATGCCCGCCGCGCGCTCACACTGCTCGAGGTCGCCGCCGGGGGGCGACAGGCGGTCGAGCTTCCGGACGTCGAGACCGCCGTTCAGCAGGCGGCGCCACGCTACGACCGCGCTGGGGACCGCCACTACGACGTCACGAGCGCATTGATCAAATCCATCAGGGGCAGTGATGTCGACGCCGCCTTGCACTATCTCGCGATCATGATCGCCGCCGGCGAGGATCCTCGGTTCATCACACGACGTCTGGTGATCCTGGCCAGTGAGGACATCGGACTGGCCGACCACACGTCGCTGCTGGTGGCGACTGCAGCGCACGACGCCGTGTCGTTCATCGGACTGCCCGAGTCCGCGTACCCGCTGGCCCACGCTGTCATCCACATGTCGCTGGCACCGAAGTCCAACGCGGTCAAACGGGCCATCACCGCCGCGCTCGACGATGTCCGCTCGGGACGCACCGGGCCGGTGCCGCCCGCCCTCCGCGACGCCAGCACCAAAGGTGCCCGCATGGAAGGTGCCGGTCGCGGCTACACGTACCCCCACGATCACCCTGACGGTGTGGTGGCTCAGCAGTACGCCCCTGACGCGGTTCTGCGCCGCTCCTACTACCAGCCCACTCGACACGGAGCCGAAGACCGCGCTGCGAGCGCAGCCGAACGACTGCGTGACATCGTGCGGGCGGTGCAGCCGAATGATGGCGCCTAGTGCTTCCGGGTGTTGGGAGCCTCGAGTGACGAATCCAGTGCGACGGCGTCATCAGAAGACCTCCCCCGCAGCGGCAAGCAGGTGCGCGGCGTCTGTGGACCAGGAAGTGACAGGCGAGATCTTGCGCGACCGAGGAGCAGCCCTGTGACCGGCCCGCAGTTGGCGCGTCGACTGTCGACGGGTGACGCGATCGTGATCGGGCTGGGCTCAATGATCGGCGCCGGGGTCTTCGCCGCGTTCTCACCGGCCGCCGCGGCCGCCGGTGCCGGGCTGCTGATCGGTCTCCTGCTCGCCGGGATCGTGGCCTTCTGCAACGCCTCAGCCTCCGCCCAACTCGCAGCCCAATACCCGACATCGGGCGGCACGTACATCTACGGCCGCGAACGCCTCGGCCCATGGTGGGGTTTCCTGGCCGGATGGGGCTTCGTCGTCGGCAAGACAGCCAGCTGCGCGGCCATGGCGTTGACCTTCGCCGCTTACGCGGCTCCGCCGGGCTGGGAGAAGCCGGTGGCCGTGGCAGCGGTGATAGGCCTCGCAGCGGTCAACTACCGCGGGGTCACGCGGACCGCGGGACTCACCAGGATCATTGTCGGCATCGTCTTGGCCACACTGGCGTTGGTTGTCGTCGCCTGCTTCCTCGGGGACTCCACCTCGGCCCCGAGTTCTTGGGAATGGTGGTCCGGGGGCTGGTACGGAGTCCTGCAGTCGGCGGGGCTGTTGTTCTTCGCGTTCGCCGGGTACGCCCGCATCGCCACCATGGGGGAGGAGGTCCGCGATCCCCAGCGGGCGATACCGCGGGCGATCATGGTCGCCTTGTTCTTGGCCATCGCCATCTACGCCGTCGTGGCGGTGTCCACCCTGGTCGCGATCGGTCCAGCGGGAATGGCCGCAACTCCGGCACCGCTGGCTCAGGCTGTGACGCAGGTCGGCTGGGAATGGGCCGCGGTTCTGGTACGGATCGGAGCCGCCGCTGCCTCGCTGGGAGCCTTGCTCGCCCTGATCGCCGGTGTCGGTCGCACCAGTCTTGCGATGGCGCGCCACCACGATCTGCCGCAGTGGTTGGCCGCAGTCCATCCGCGCTTCCGGGTGCCGCACCACGCCGAAATCGCACTCGCCGCGGTGGTGAGTGTCCTGGTTCTGGTGGCTGATCTGCGCACAGCGATCGGATTCTCGTCGTTCGGCGTGCTTCTGTACTACCTGATCGCCAACGCGGCCGCACTGACCCAGGATGAGCAGAACCGCCGCTACCCCCGGGGACTGCAGATCCTGGGGATGATCGGATGCGCCGTGCTGGTCGTCACCCTGCCGGCACCCGCTGTTGTGGCGGGGGTGGCCGTGTTCGCCATCGGCATCATCTTCCGCCTCATCCGGCTGCGCACCATCGACCGTCCCGAAGCGCAGGCTTGACCGGACGCGGCCAGGGCTGACGGCCGACGCTGAGCCTGATTCGCCTTGAGCTCGGAGGCTGCGTGAGGCGGGAGGAGCGGACACCGGCTCATTCCGGGGGTCTGTTCGGCTGTCGCTTCCGGTGGCGCTCCCGGTGCCGCTTCTGGGTGCCGCTTCTGGGTGTCGCTCCCGGGTGGCGCTTCCGGGTGGCGCTTCCGGGTGGCGCTTCCGGGTGACGAATGACGGTCTCACTGGATATCGCTGGCATACTGAACCCTTCGGTGACCGGGGACCGACCGATGACCGGGGACCGACCGATGACCGGGAACCGACCGATGACCGGGAACCGACCGATGACCGGGAACCGACCCGCGACGAAGGGGACAGGATGAGCAGGCTCGTCTGGGTGGGGATCGGCGCCGTCGGTGGCATCTACGCCTACCGCCGCGGGCAACGCGTGTGGGAGCAGACCAAGGAACGCGGCGTCGCCGGCAACACCGCCGCCATTACCCGCACCGCGACAGCCGTCTACCGCGGCATCCGAGCCGCCGAGCAGGACGACGTTGTCGACCTGACGGGCGAAGCGACCACTGCTCGCGTCATCGACGCCGAACCAGCACAACCGGTGATGGTCCAGACGCCCGCCGACGAACCGGCACCGAATCGCTCCGGCAGCGGAGCCGGCACCAGAGCGGGTACCGCCGCAGTACGACTGATCAATACCTACCGACGCACCGCCCGCTGACCGCAGACGCGTCGACGCGGTGGGCATCGTCGGCCACCAGTCGGAGGTCACCCGCTGATTGATGCGGGTTGCGTCCTACCTGTCAGAATGGCCCGATGGACTCCGCTGAGATTCGGTCGCGCTTTCTGACGTTCTTCGCCGATCGCGACCACACGGTGGTGCCGTCGGCGTCGCTGCTGCTCGACGACCCCACGCTGCTGTTCGTCAACGCCGGCATGGTCCCGTTCAAGCCGTACTTCCTGGGCGAGGCCCCCCCGCCGTACCCCCGGGCCACCTCAGTGCAGAAGGTCGTGCGCACACTGGACATCGACGAGGTCGGCAAGACCACGCGGCACGCCTCCTTCTTCCAGATGGCCGGCAACTTCTCGTTCGGTGACTACTTCAAGGAACTGGCGATCCCCTACGCCTGGCAACTGCTGACCGACTCGCAGGACTCCGGCGGCTACGGCTTCGACCCGGATCGGCTGTGGGTGACCGTCTACCTCGACGACGACGAGGCGGCCGAGATCTGGCACCGCGATGTCGGTCTGCCCACCGACCGGATCCAGCGTCGGGGGATGGCCGACAACTTCTGGTCCATGGGCGTTCCGGGGCCGTGCGGTCCCTGTTCGGAGGTCTACTTCGACCGCGGCCCCGAGTTCGGCAAAGAGGGCGGACCGATCGTCGACGAGGATCGCTACCTCGAAGTGTGGAACCTCGTGTTCATGCAGAACATCCGCGGAACGGGTCCCGCCAAGGAGGGCTACGACATCCTCGGAGACCTGCCCGCGAAGAACATCGACACCGGCATGGGCCTCGAGCGCATGGCCGCCCTGCTGCAGGGCGTGGACAACATCTACGAGATCGACACCAGCCGAGCGATCCTCGGCATCGCCACGGATCTGACCGGTGCCCGCTACGGAGCCGATCACGAGTCAGACGTCCATCTGCGCGTGGTCGCCGACCACGCCCGCACGTGCACCTTCCTGATCAACGACGGGGTTGTGCCCGGCAATGAGGGCCGCGGTTATGTGCTGCGGCGCCTCATGCGCCGCGTGATCCGCAATATGCGTCTACTCGGCGCCCGCGACACGGTGATGACCCAGTTGGTCTCCGCGACGATCGACGCCATGGCTCCGCAGTACCCCGAACTCGTCCGCGAACAACCCCGGATCGAAGCCGTCGCCTCCGGGGAGGAGACCACGTTCCTCCAGACTCTGAAGACCGGCGCTCAGGTGTTCGACCTGGCAGTGGCGCAGACCAAGGACTCCGGCGGAACGCAACTGTCCGGCGACCGTGCCTTCGTGCTGCACGACACCCACGGATTCCCGATCGAATTGACCCTCGAGATGGCCGCCGAGCAAGGCCTGAGCGTCGACGAGTCGGGATTCCGACGCCTGATGGCCGAGCAGCGAGACCGGGCCAAGGCCGACGCCCGCGCTCGCAAGGAGGGCCTCACCCCCGTCACGGCGTACCGGGCCGTTCTCGAACGCTCCGGAGGCAGCGAGTTCACCGGCTACAGCGAGGTCGAGACCGACGCCACGATCGTCGGACTGCTGCGGGACGGCGAGGATGTCACGGCTGTCTCGGAGGGCGATCAGATCGAGATCATGCTCGATCGGACCCCGTTCTACGCCGAAGGCGGCGGGCAACTCGGCGACCACGGCACGATCGTCACCGCTGACGGCTCCCTCATCGAGGTCTACGACGTCCAAAGTCCGGTGCCCGGTCTGTATGTCCACCGCGGCGCCGTCGCCAGGGGCGAGGCCCGGCGGGGGGAGTCCGCTCACGGGTCGGTCGACATTCCACGGCGCCAAGGCATCAGCCGAGCCCATACGGCGACCCACATGATCCACCGCGCGTTCCGCGAGATGCTGGGCGACACCGCCACACAGATGGGATCCGAGAACGCGCCCGGTCGGTTGCGCTTCGACTTCCCGAGCCCCACGGCCGTGCCGGATTCCGTGCTCGCCGACGCCGAAGCCCTGGTCAACGACGTGCTCCAAGACGACCTGCTCGTGACCGCTCAGACCATGCCTCAGGCGGACGCGGTCGCCATGGGAGCCATGGCCCTGTTCGGTGAGAAGTACGGCGAACGGGTGCGCGTGGTGTCGGTGGGCGACTGGGCCCACGAACTGTGCGGCGGCACGCACGCCGCCCGCAGCGGGCAGCTCGGTGTGGTGAAGTTCCTGTCCGAGTCCTCGATCGGGGCCGGAGTCCGTCGTGTGGAGGCCCTGGTGGGCTCCGACGCCTACCAGTTCCTGGCCCGCGAGCACCATCTGGTGTCGCAGCTGTCCCAGATGGTCAAGGTCCGCCCCGACGAGCTCCCCGACCGCATCGAACAGATGCTGACCCGGTTGAAGGAGACCGAGAAGGAGCTCGAACGCATCCGCAGTTCCCAGTTGCTCGCCTCGGTCGACGACATCATGGGACGCGGCGAGGACATCGGGGACTTCCGCCTGTGGACCTTCCGGGTCCCCGACGGAGTGGCCGCCGGCGACCTGCGCCAGATGGTCCTGCGCGCCCGCAACATGACCGACCAGGATCGCCAGGTTGCTCTCGTCGGAGCTGCCGTGAGCGACGGCCGGGTCGCGGTAGTCGCCGCCGTGAACGACAAGGCCCGGGATGCCGGTCTGTCCGCGCGCGATCTGCTCACCACCGCCATGCCCGCGATCGGTGGTCGAGGCGGCGGCAAGGACGACCTGGCACAAGGCGGAGGCAGCGACCCCGACGGTTTGCCCGCGGCCTTCGCCGCCGTCCAGCACCATCTGACGGGGCTGGCACGCGCGTGAGCCTGCCCGACGGTGCGCGGTTGCCCGACGGCGCCCGCTTGGCCGTCGATGTGGGTACCGTCCGGATCGGCGTGGCCGTTGCCGCTGCCGGCACCACGGTGGCCGTGCCCGTCGAGACTGTGGCAGCCGGGCCCGAAGCCGTGTCCCGGGTGGCACAAATCGCGGCGGAGCAAGCAGCCGCGGTGGTCTACGTCGGCGATCCGATCCGGCTCAATGGCGAGGTCGGACCCGCGGCCCTCGCGGCACGCGATTTCGCCACGCGGCTGACCCGGAATATGGCCCAGAGTGATTCTTCGGTTACGGTTCTGGTCAGAATGGTGGACGAACGGTTAACAACCGCACAATCGGGACGGCAGATGCGCGCCGCCGGGCGCAGCACCCGCCACGCCCGACAGGTGCTGGATCAAGCCGCTGCGGTCGCCATCCTGCAAAATGCACTGGAGCGCGAGAGTGCGGCCGGCCGCCTGGCCGGTGTGAACGTGGAACAGGACTGACTGATGAGCAACGTCGGACTCTCGATGCAGCAGAGCCCCTCGCCCGGTAAGCAGCCCAAGCACCCCAAGAAGAAGAAGGGCCGCTCCGGCGCCGCCGTGTTCTTCTCAGTGCTGATCATCGTCGTGCTCGTGGGGGCCGTCGCTGTCGGGGGACTGTGGGCGTTCAGCAAGTTCCAGGCAGCCCAACCCGCGGAGGACTACCCCGGCCCCGGATCCGGTGAGGTAGTCATCGAGGTCACCGAGGGCGAGACACTCACCGACATCGGCGCGACCTTGCAGAAGGCCGACGTGGTGGCCTCCACCCAGGCTTTCGCCGAAGCCGCCGCGCTCAACAACGATGCGACATCCATCACCCCGGGCACCTACGTGATGCTCCAGCAGATGAAAGCCTCCGACGCCGTCAAACGACTGCTCGACCCCGAGTCCAGCAACTCCAACACCGTCACCGTCGTCGAGGGAATGCGGGTCAAGCAGGTCATCGCCCTGCTCAGCGAAGCCTCGGGAATCCCGGCGAAGGAGTTCGAGAAGGTCGTCGAGTCTCCGTCGAAACTTCCGCTGCCCAGTTGGGCCAAGGGCACGGGCTCGGCTCGAGCCGAAGGGTTCCTGTTCCCGGCCACCTACCAGTTCGACAAGTCCTCAACCCCGGAGGACATGCTCAACCAGATGGTCGCCAAGTTCAACGAGGTAGCCGACGAGATGAACTTCGTCGACCGCAGCAAGAAGACCGGCTACACCCCTTACGAGGTCCTCAACATCGCATCGCTGATCCAGGCCGAGGCGCATCAGGACGACTTCAACAAGGTGTCCCGCGTCATCTACAACCGGCTCGACCCCGACACCTGGGGTGAGACCTACGGCTACCTCGGCCTCGACGCCACCTTGAACTACGCGCTCGACCAGTTCGAGACCAACATCAGCGAGTCCGACCTCGAGTTGAACTCGCCATACAACACGCGCACCGAGAAGCACCAGGGGCTTCCCCCGACTCCGATCAACAACCCCGGGGTCGACGCGATGGAGGCTGCGCTCAAGCCCGACAAGGGGACGTG
This sequence is a window from Candidatus Nanopelagicales bacterium. Protein-coding genes within it:
- the mltG gene encoding endolytic transglycosylase MltG, producing the protein MSNVGLSMQQSPSPGKQPKHPKKKKGRSGAAVFFSVLIIVVLVGAVAVGGLWAFSKFQAAQPAEDYPGPGSGEVVIEVTEGETLTDIGATLQKADVVASTQAFAEAAALNNDATSITPGTYVMLQQMKASDAVKRLLDPESSNSNTVTVVEGMRVKQVIALLSEASGIPAKEFEKVVESPSKLPLPSWAKGTGSARAEGFLFPATYQFDKSSTPEDMLNQMVAKFNEVADEMNFVDRSKKTGYTPYEVLNIASLIQAEAHQDDFNKVSRVIYNRLDPDTWGETYGYLGLDATLNYALDQFETNISESDLELNSPYNTRTEKHQGLPPTPINNPGVDAMEAALKPDKGTWLYYATVNLDTGETKFTDNYDEFLRFQQELRDWEAANPQ
- a CDS encoding replication-associated recombination protein A codes for the protein MTDSLFADPARAPLAARMRPDSLNEVVGQQHVIGPGTPLAKLLEGGPGTSVILWGPPGTGKTTLARLIAAGRGSAFRELSAVSATIKDVRAVIDTARSDQELHGRTTVLFIDEVHRFSKTQQDALLPAVENGWVTLVGATTENPSFAVIPALLSRSILVPLRPLESEDLQIVVDRALTDTRGLGGSVSVSPDARDLIVRMSGGDARRALTLLEVAAGGRQAVELPDVETAVQQAAPRYDRAGDRHYDVTSALIKSIRGSDVDAALHYLAIMIAAGEDPRFITRRLVILASEDIGLADHTSLLVATAAHDAVSFIGLPESAYPLAHAVIHMSLAPKSNAVKRAITAALDDVRSGRTGPVPPALRDASTKGARMEGAGRGYTYPHDHPDGVVAQQYAPDAVLRRSYYQPTRHGAEDRAASAAERLRDIVRAVQPNDGA
- the alaS gene encoding alanine--tRNA ligase, which encodes MDSAEIRSRFLTFFADRDHTVVPSASLLLDDPTLLFVNAGMVPFKPYFLGEAPPPYPRATSVQKVVRTLDIDEVGKTTRHASFFQMAGNFSFGDYFKELAIPYAWQLLTDSQDSGGYGFDPDRLWVTVYLDDDEAAEIWHRDVGLPTDRIQRRGMADNFWSMGVPGPCGPCSEVYFDRGPEFGKEGGPIVDEDRYLEVWNLVFMQNIRGTGPAKEGYDILGDLPAKNIDTGMGLERMAALLQGVDNIYEIDTSRAILGIATDLTGARYGADHESDVHLRVVADHARTCTFLINDGVVPGNEGRGYVLRRLMRRVIRNMRLLGARDTVMTQLVSATIDAMAPQYPELVREQPRIEAVASGEETTFLQTLKTGAQVFDLAVAQTKDSGGTQLSGDRAFVLHDTHGFPIELTLEMAAEQGLSVDESGFRRLMAEQRDRAKADARARKEGLTPVTAYRAVLERSGGSEFTGYSEVETDATIVGLLRDGEDVTAVSEGDQIEIMLDRTPFYAEGGGQLGDHGTIVTADGSLIEVYDVQSPVPGLYVHRGAVARGEARRGESAHGSVDIPRRQGISRAHTATHMIHRAFREMLGDTATQMGSENAPGRLRFDFPSPTAVPDSVLADAEALVNDVLQDDLLVTAQTMPQADAVAMGAMALFGEKYGERVRVVSVGDWAHELCGGTHAARSGQLGVVKFLSESSIGAGVRRVEALVGSDAYQFLAREHHLVSQLSQMVKVRPDELPDRIEQMLTRLKETEKELERIRSSQLLASVDDIMGRGEDIGDFRLWTFRVPDGVAAGDLRQMVLRARNMTDQDRQVALVGAAVSDGRVAVVAAVNDKARDAGLSARDLLTTAMPAIGGRGGGKDDLAQGGGSDPDGLPAAFAAVQHHLTGLARA
- the ruvX gene encoding Holliday junction resolvase RuvX; this translates as MSLPDGARLPDGARLAVDVGTVRIGVAVAAAGTTVAVPVETVAAGPEAVSRVAQIAAEQAAAVVYVGDPIRLNGEVGPAALAARDFATRLTRNMAQSDSSVTVLVRMVDERLTTAQSGRQMRAAGRSTRHARQVLDQAAAVAILQNALERESAAGRLAGVNVEQD
- a CDS encoding APC family permease — its product is MTGPQLARRLSTGDAIVIGLGSMIGAGVFAAFSPAAAAAGAGLLIGLLLAGIVAFCNASASAQLAAQYPTSGGTYIYGRERLGPWWGFLAGWGFVVGKTASCAAMALTFAAYAAPPGWEKPVAVAAVIGLAAVNYRGVTRTAGLTRIIVGIVLATLALVVVACFLGDSTSAPSSWEWWSGGWYGVLQSAGLLFFAFAGYARIATMGEEVRDPQRAIPRAIMVALFLAIAIYAVVAVSTLVAIGPAGMAATPAPLAQAVTQVGWEWAAVLVRIGAAAASLGALLALIAGVGRTSLAMARHHDLPQWLAAVHPRFRVPHHAEIALAAVVSVLVLVADLRTAIGFSSFGVLLYYLIANAAALTQDEQNRRYPRGLQILGMIGCAVLVVTLPAPAVVAGVAVFAIGIIFRLIRLRTIDRPEAQA